In a genomic window of Macrobrachium nipponense isolate FS-2020 chromosome 10, ASM1510439v2, whole genome shotgun sequence:
- the LOC135224229 gene encoding cuticle protein 7-like, whose amino-acid sequence MCSKVLLVSFCLMALAMGRPDGSLAPAGYGYEAPRHQPSYEEGRPFDYSYVVKDAYQNLDFGHKSTSDGKVVTGDYHVLLPDGRNQTVVYTADGYNGYQAQVAYHGVANYPEAKPYAPAPSYGAPRPTYKAPTPVYGTPAATYEVPQAFYSAPEY is encoded by the exons ATGTGCTCTAAG GTCCTACTAGTATCCTTCTGCCTCATGGCTTTGGCCATGGGACGCCCTGATGGTTCCCTTGCTCCAGCAGGATATGGCTACGAAGCCCCTAGACATCAGCCGAGCTACgag GAGGGAAGGCCATTCGACTACTCCTACGTCGTCAAGGACGCCTACCAAAACCTCGACTTCGGCCACAAGTCCACCTCCGACGGGAAGGTGGTGACCGGCGACTACCACGTCCTCCTCCCCGACGGTCGCAATCAGACCGTCGTTTACACCGCCGACGGCTACAACGGCTACCAGGCGCAGGTCGCTTACCACGGAGTAGCCAATTACCCTGAAGCCAAACCCTATGCCCCTGCCCCATCCTACGGCGCCCCTAGACCCACTTACAAAGCACCTACCCCAGTCTATGGAACCCCAGCAGCAACTTACGAGGTACCCCAAGCTTTCTACAGCGCTCCCGAATACTGA